One genomic region from Acidimicrobiales bacterium encodes:
- a CDS encoding nitroreductase/quinone reductase family protein — protein MADRRDPAAKVVNFLHRSLFTATRGKVGGKVMNMEAVVLTTTGRKTGEKRQTMLTAPIVDGDTIYLVASWGGGPKHPMWFLNLQANANVEITRHGTDTKPMVARILSHEEKEAIWPRITSAYNGYAGYQEKTDRDIPVIEFTPA, from the coding sequence ATGGCCGACCGCCGAGACCCCGCCGCCAAAGTCGTCAACTTCCTGCACCGCAGTTTGTTCACCGCGACGCGGGGCAAGGTCGGCGGCAAGGTCATGAACATGGAGGCCGTGGTCCTTACGACGACCGGGCGCAAGACCGGCGAGAAGCGTCAGACGATGTTGACGGCGCCCATCGTCGACGGCGACACGATCTACCTTGTCGCGTCTTGGGGCGGCGGGCCCAAGCACCCGATGTGGTTCCTGAACCTTCAGGCCAACGCCAACGTCGAGATCACACGCCACGGCACCGACACCAAGCCGATGGTGGCCCGCATCCTCTCGCACGAGGAGAAGGAAGCGATCTGGCCGCGCATCACCTCCGCGTACAACGGCTACGCCGGCTATCAGGAAAAGACCGACCGCGACATCCCCGTCATCGAGTTCACGCCGGCGTAA
- a CDS encoding DUF4389 domain-containing protein, translated as MEANAQNAYPARLDARLDNPGRWLWLVKWILVIPHVVVLFFLWIAVTVLTIVAGVNILFTGRYPRSIFDFNLGVMRWSWRVSYYALSGFGTDQYPPFSLQPDPDYPADFTVDYPEHLSQGLVLVKWWLLALPHILIVAVLAGGWGLGWNGGWRAASGGGLISLLSLVAIVINAVKREYPQSLFDLIMGLNRWCFRVLAYVSLMRDEYPPFRLDGGGTDPGTMTPPPATGGTKSSLAA; from the coding sequence ATGGAAGCGAACGCGCAGAACGCCTATCCCGCTCGCCTCGACGCCCGCCTGGACAACCCGGGACGCTGGTTGTGGCTCGTCAAGTGGATCCTCGTGATCCCGCACGTCGTCGTGCTCTTCTTCCTCTGGATCGCAGTGACAGTGCTCACGATCGTCGCCGGCGTGAACATCCTCTTCACCGGGCGCTACCCGCGCAGCATCTTCGACTTCAACCTCGGCGTGATGCGCTGGAGTTGGCGGGTGTCGTACTACGCCCTCAGCGGGTTCGGCACCGACCAGTACCCGCCGTTCTCGCTCCAGCCCGATCCCGACTATCCCGCCGACTTCACGGTCGACTACCCCGAGCACCTGTCGCAGGGACTCGTGCTGGTGAAGTGGTGGCTGCTGGCCCTCCCGCACATCCTGATCGTCGCCGTGCTCGCGGGCGGTTGGGGCTTGGGCTGGAACGGAGGGTGGCGCGCCGCCAGCGGTGGGGGACTCATTTCGTTGCTGTCGCTCGTCGCCATCGTCATCAACGCAGTGAAGCGCGAGTACCCGCAGTCGCTGTTCGACCTCATCATGGGCCTCAACCGCTGGTGTTTCCGCGTGCTGGCCTACGTCTCACTGATGCGCGACGAGTACCCGCCGTTCCGCCTCGACGGCGGCGGCACCGATCCCGGAACGATGACACCACCGCCTGCGACCGGAGGCACGAAGTCGTCACTCGCGGCGTAG